From a single Opisthocomus hoazin isolate bOpiHoa1 chromosome 6, bOpiHoa1.hap1, whole genome shotgun sequence genomic region:
- the QSOX1 gene encoding LOW QUALITY PROTEIN: sulfhydryl oxidase 1 (The sequence of the model RefSeq protein was modified relative to this genomic sequence to represent the inferred CDS: deleted 1 base in 1 codon) produces the protein MGRRRGARGGGCWWPAAALVLALALPAARPRGLYSASDPVELLGTGAEGRLLGSPGAWAVEFFASWCGHCVHFAPTWRALARDIREWRPAVTLAAIDCADEANQQVCIDFGITGFPTLKFFRAFSKKAEDGIRITNPSATVEDLRHAIIANLEQSRDAWPPACPPLEPASTEEVRTFFQRNKDQYLALIFEKSNSFVGREVALDMLQYENVAVRRVLSSEEELVKKFGVTSFPSGYLLLRNGSFTRLPVHVEARSFYTYYLRMLSGVTRGSYKLNVTASASNETNASQPKHADRSKVYVADLESTLHYSLRVEAARPAALSGAQLAALKCYVATLVKYFPGRPCVQTYLRSLDGWLRNWTEPELPRSALKEAMKNNRDVSPPAVLPTNVTWVGCQGSEPHFRGYPCGLWTVFHLLTLQAAQSGPDKELPLEVLGTMRCYIRHFFGCRECAEHFEAMAAESMDRVASREEAVLWLWSHHNEVNARLAGGDTEDPKFPKMQWPPPDLCPQCHKEEQGVHAWDEPAVLAFLKVHFSPGNIHRDYAEADPVPVAGEGTGARLGTEGLREEREKEEEEEEKETGGETRAVGRPGSPEPRRPSIVRLNPKLREVDEDIVDLDSFSEQHFKSQALRAAAGRRRRLSKRDTIALPQDAGVGRERRRAPGVLVREEEEAGEGVRRSPWLRVLGLGFSRLDISLCIVLYFLSSMCLLGMYTFFRLRTRARKGRPSFPVA, from the exons atggggcggcggcggggggcgaggggcggcgggtGCTGGTGGCCGGCCGCGGCCCTGGTGCTGGCGCTGGCTCTGCCGGCGGCGCGACCACGAGGGCTGTACTCGGCCTCTGaccctgtggagctgctggggaccggggcggaggggaggctgctggggtccCCCGGCGCTTGGGCCGTCGAGTTCTTCGCCTCCTGGTGCGGGCACTGCGTCCACTTCGCGCCCACATGGCGGGCCCTGGCCCGCGACATCCGCG AGTGGAGGCCTGCGGTGACGCTGGCGGCCATCGACTGCGCCGACGAGGCCAACCAGCAAGTGTGCATCGATTTCGGGATCACTGGCTTCCCCACGCTGAAG tTTTTCAGAGCTTTTAGCAAGAAGGCAGAGGATGGGATAAGAATTACAA ATCCCAGCGCCACTGTCGAGGACCTGCGCCATGCCATCATCGCCAACCTGGAGCAGAGCCGGGATGCCTGGCCGCCCGCCTGTCCTCCGCTGGAGCCGGCGAG CACGGAGGAGGTTCGCACCTTCTTCCAGAGGAACAAGGACCAGTACCTGGCGCTGATCTTCGAGAAGAGCAACTCCTTTGTGGGCAGGGAG GTGGCCCTGGACATGCTGCAGTACGAGAACGTGGCGGTGAGGAGGGTGCTGAGCAGCGAGGAAGAGCTGGTGAAGAAGTTTGGCGTCACCTCCTTCCCCTCGGGCTACCTGCTCCTCCGCAACGGCTCCTTCACCCGCCTGCCCGT GCACGTGGAGGCGCGCTCCTTTTACACCTACTACCTGCGTATGCTCTCGGGCGTCACCCGCGGCTCCTACAAGCTGAACGTGACCGCCAGCGCTTCCAACGAGACAAACGCGTCCCAGCCGAAACATGCTGACCG ctccaAGGTGTACGTGGCCGACCTGGAGTCCACGCTGCACTACTCGCTGCGGGTGGAGGCTGCCCGTCCTGCCGCGCTGTCGGGAGCCCAGCTGGCCGCCCTCAAGTGCTACGTGGCCACGCTGGTGAAG taCTTCCCCGGGCGTCCATGCGTGCAGACCTACCTGCGGTCCCTGGACGGCTGGCTGAGGAACTGGACAGAGCCCGAGCTGCCCCGCAGCGCCTTGAAGGAGGCCATGAAGAATAACAGAGACGTAAG CCCCCCTGCCGTGCTCCCCACCAACGTGACCTGggtgggctgccagggcagcGAACCCCACTTCCGCGGCTACCCCTGCGGGCTGTGGACCGTCTTCCACCTGCTGAccctccaggctgcccagagcggCCCCGACAAAG agctgccgcTGGAGGTGCTGGGCACCATGCGCTGCTACATCCGGCACTTCTTCGGCTGCCGGGAATGCGCCGAGCACTTCGAGGCCATGGCGGCCGAGTCCATGGACCGGGTGGCCAGCCGGGAGGAGGCTGTCCTCTGGCTCTGGTCCCACCACAACGAAGTC AACGCTCGCCTGGCAG GAGGTGACACGGAGGACCCCAAGTTCCCCAAGATGCAGTGGCCTCCGCCGGATCTGTGTCCCCAGTGCCACAAAGAGGAGCAAGGGGTGCACGCCTGGGACGAGCCGGCCGTGCTCGCCTTCCTCAAGGTGCACTTCTCCCCGGGCAACATCCACCGGGACTACGccgaggcagaccctgtccctgtggccggggaggggacgggcgCCAGGCTGGGCACCgaagggctgcgagaggagagggagaaggaggaggaagaggaggaaaaggagacgGGGGGCGAGACGAGAGCTGTGGGGCGACCGGGCTCCCCCGAGCCGCGGCGTCCCAGCATCGTGCGGCTGAACCCCAAGCTGCGGGAGGTAGATGAGGACATCGTCGACCTGGACTCCTTCAGCGAGCAGCACTTCAAGAGCCAGGCGCTGCGAGCGGCGGCCGGCCGGCGCCGGCGCCTCAGCAAACGGGACaccatcgccctgccccaggacGCCGGCGTGGGCCGGGAGCGCCGGCGGGCTCCCGGCGTCCTGGtccgggaggaagaggaggctggggagggcgtGCGGAGGAGCCCCTGGCTGCGGGTGCTCGGCTTGGGCTTCTCCCGCCTGGACATCAGCCTCTGCATCGTGCTTTACTTCCTCTCCTCCATGTGCCTCCTGGGCATGTACACCTTCTTCCGCCTCCGCACCCGCGCCCGGAAAGGCCGCCCCAGCTTCCCTGTGGCCTGA